The genomic region CGCATCACCCATGTGCTGACGCATCGTCAGGCTGGAGTCCACATACTTCTGGAACACCTCAGCCGGAGTCATCTTCAGCGATGAATATTCTGAATTATCCATCACACAACCCACACTCGTTTTCTCTTTCGAGATAGGAATGATCCAGAACCATTTATTATCCAAACGCACGATGATGGTGTCCGTCTCCTTCGGTCCCATGTCCCGCTTCACGCCCTTGAAATGTCCGAACACCGCGAGCTTCTTCAACCGCGGATGCACCTCACGGATGCCTTCTTGATTCCCCGTCATGTTACCACGACCGCTGGCATCAATGATATAACGGCTCTTGAAGGTCACCGTCTCTCCCTTATCAGAAACCGCCTGTACCGTCGCCTCCGCACTGCCCTGCTCCACCTGTTTCACCGTCCACCCATGGCGCACCTCTGCGCCCATCTCCGCCGCATGTTTCAAGAGCACATGATCAAAAGTAGCGCGTTCCACCTGGATGGCTTCAGAGAAACGATTGAATTTCCCTTCCCGGAAAACAAACTTGGTCCCCTTCGAACCATTGCCCAAATGAAACTGCGCTCCGAACTTTCTCAGGAAACCCGCCTCTTCCAGTTTCTTCTGCACTCCGATCTCTTCAAAGATTCGTCGATTGTACGGCAGCAAGGATTCGCCGATGTGAAACCGGGGAAAATGTTCCTTCTCCAATACCAGCACCTTGATCCCCGATTGCCGCAGGTAACAGGCGGAACTGCTTCCACCGGGTCCACCGCCGATGATGATCACATCATACGGCTCCGACGACATGGGTGTTGCTGACGACATGCACTTTTATTCGATTCCCAAGATACGACGCCCATCCTCTGTGATCATGGATTGATGCCACGGCGGATCCCACACGATCTCCACAACTGCATCCTCCACCTTCGGCAGGAGTAAAAGTTTCTGCTGCGCATCCCGCGCGATGGTCGGCCCCATGCCGCAACCCGGCGCCGTCAGCGTCATCTTCACGAAGACCTTGCTGTTTCCATTCTCCAGCTTCTCCGT from Verrucomicrobiia bacterium harbors:
- a CDS encoding NAD(P)/FAD-dependent oxidoreductase, with protein sequence MSSATPMSSEPYDVIIIGGGPGGSSSACYLRQSGIKVLVLEKEHFPRFHIGESLLPYNRRIFEEIGVQKKLEEAGFLRKFGAQFHLGNGSKGTKFVFREGKFNRFSEAIQVERATFDHVLLKHAAEMGAEVRHGWTVKQVEQGSAEATVQAVSDKGETVTFKSRYIIDASGRGNMTGNQEGIREVHPRLKKLAVFGHFKGVKRDMGPKETDTIIVRLDNKWFWIIPISKEKTSVGCVMDNSEYSSLKMTPAEVFQKYVDSSLTMRQHMGDAELCGEIRTTSDFSYRNKRFYGPRLLRVGDAAGFLDPIFSAGVYLAMFSGKLAAQAMIETLRKNDDPITRFKAYEERVFYAMRFYWQMVENFYTTPFMEVFLEPRGRFSLPAAVNAVLAGELEGGWAMRWRLAIFFFIVRTQARFALLPRISFQ